A part of Aegilops tauschii subsp. strangulata cultivar AL8/78 chromosome 2, Aet v6.0, whole genome shotgun sequence genomic DNA contains:
- the LOC109736019 gene encoding uncharacterized protein: MSRMGSNGGGKLASWLWHAPRRALGRARDLYVRSLTSCAGQFPSDASFGYPSFAAAPAPCSRAAGYHSFSASPSSSSRSYDGDDDLRELMRAASERRAAPERPPAVPRSRSVAMLKIDEDGPCDFGLAGAGVPFARSRSCAVSAGRASGQRGRAAHVPVA; this comes from the coding sequence ATGAGCCGAATGGGCAGCAACGGCGGCGGCAAGCTGGCAAGCTGGCTGTGGCACGCGCCGCGGCGGGCTCTGGGCCGCGCGCGCGACCTCTACGTGCGGAGCCTCACCAGCTGCGCGGGCCAATTCCCGTCCGACGCCTCCTTCGGCTACCCGTCCTTCGCCGCCGCGCCTGCACCGTGCAGTAGGGCCGCCGGCTACCACAGCTTCTCCGCCTCCCCCTCATCCTCCTCGCGGTCCTacgacggcgacgacgacctGCGGGAGCTCATGCGCGCCGCGTCGGAGAGACGGGCGGCCCCGGAGCGGCCGCCGGCGGTGCCCAGGAGCCGGAGCGTGGCCATGTTGAAGATCGACGAGGACGGCCCGTGCGACTTTGgtctcgccggcgccggcgtgcCGTTTGCCAGGAGCCGGAGCTGCGCCGTCTCCGCCGGCCGGGCCAGTGGGCAGAGGGGGAGGGCCGCGCATGTGCCTGTGGCTTGA